A single Bacillus sp. HMF5848 DNA region contains:
- a CDS encoding aldehyde dehydrogenase, translating to MSLHQIIKAQRDFFYTHQTKDVSFRLKQLETLKKIIIENESDIVSCLKKDLNKSEHEAYLTEIASLLSELNYTIKHLKKWVKPRKVRTPVTHFGGKSRIIPEPYGVVLIIAPWNYPFHLAVAPIIGAIAAGNCVVLKPSEFTPSTSRLLARLLQKEFDEEYITVIEGDATTSQQLLQEKFDYIFFTGSTHVGKIIMEAAAKHLTPVTLELGGKSPCIVAKDTDVELAAKRIVWGKFVNAGQTCVAPDYVLVHRDVAPDLVEKFKHYIDKLYGPEPMDNDEYTHIVNEKHFDRLTALLNDGKVAYGGRHNREKLVIEPTILTNISWSDSIMQDEIFGPLLPVIVFDSLDEVINKVQARPKPLALYIFSEDSTLQNRILHELSFGGGCINDTIYHLATPHLPFGGVGESGTGAYHGKGSFDIFSHEKSIFSQTTRFDIPFRYPTGKDSLKWIKKGLK from the coding sequence ATGTCATTACATCAGATTATAAAAGCCCAAAGGGATTTTTTTTATACACATCAAACAAAAGATGTTTCATTTCGACTTAAGCAACTAGAAACTTTGAAAAAGATTATCATCGAGAATGAGAGCGACATTGTATCGTGCTTAAAGAAAGATTTAAATAAATCTGAGCATGAAGCGTATTTAACTGAGATAGCTTCTCTTTTATCTGAATTAAATTATACAATTAAGCATTTAAAAAAATGGGTGAAACCTCGTAAGGTACGCACACCGGTCACGCACTTTGGAGGTAAGAGCCGTATCATACCCGAGCCCTATGGTGTTGTTCTTATCATTGCACCATGGAATTATCCATTTCATCTTGCTGTTGCCCCTATCATCGGTGCGATTGCAGCTGGAAATTGTGTCGTGTTAAAGCCATCTGAATTCACGCCTTCTACATCGAGACTTCTTGCTCGACTATTACAAAAGGAATTTGATGAAGAATACATTACTGTTATTGAAGGAGACGCCACAACGAGTCAGCAGCTTTTACAGGAAAAATTTGATTATATTTTTTTCACAGGAAGCACTCATGTAGGAAAAATAATCATGGAAGCAGCCGCGAAGCATCTCACACCTGTGACTCTTGAACTCGGTGGAAAAAGTCCATGTATTGTGGCAAAGGACACCGATGTAGAGCTTGCTGCAAAGCGCATCGTTTGGGGCAAATTTGTAAACGCAGGACAAACGTGCGTCGCACCTGATTACGTATTGGTACACCGTGATGTTGCCCCTGATCTTGTTGAAAAATTCAAGCACTATATCGACAAGCTATACGGACCAGAGCCGATGGATAACGATGAATATACTCATATTGTCAATGAAAAGCATTTCGATAGACTAACCGCCTTGCTAAACGATGGAAAAGTCGCCTATGGTGGTCGCCATAATCGAGAGAAATTAGTTATTGAACCAACTATTTTAACAAACATTTCTTGGTCCGATTCAATCATGCAGGATGAAATATTTGGGCCTTTACTACCTGTCATTGTATTTGATTCTCTTGATGAGGTAATAAACAAGGTGCAAGCTCGACCAAAGCCGTTAGCACTCTACATTTTTTCTGAAGATAGCACCTTGCAAAATCGCATTCTTCATGAGCTCTCCTTTGGAGGTGGCTGTATAAATGATACGATATATCATCTTGCTACTCCCCACTTACCATTTGGTGGTGTAGGCGAAAGCGGTACAGGCGCATACCACGGAAAAGGAAGCTTTGATATATTTTCTCATGAAAAAAGTATTTTTTCGCAAACAACACGCTTTGACATCCCGTTTCGTTACCCGACAGGTAAGGATAGCTTAAAATGGATTAAAAAAGGGTTAAAATAA
- a CDS encoding alpha/beta-type small acid-soluble spore protein, protein MARRRRPLVREARPALDELKQQVMRERGYTVNKPEEVKYEVAKDMGVPMQKGYNGRLTSKEAGKVGGPIGGQMVKELIRMAQQSMNKPPE, encoded by the coding sequence ATGGCTAGACGCAGACGTCCACTTGTCCGCGAAGCACGACCCGCACTGGATGAGTTAAAACAACAAGTTATGAGAGAAAGAGGGTATACCGTTAATAAACCTGAAGAGGTGAAATATGAAGTCGCTAAGGATATGGGTGTACCTATGCAAAAAGGCTACAATGGTCGCCTTACATCAAAGGAAGCAGGGAAGGTTGGTGGGCCCATTGGAGGTCAAATGGTAAAGGAGCTTATACGGATGGCACAGCAGTCTATGAACAAGCCCCCTGAATAA
- a CDS encoding uracil-DNA glycosylase, which yields MKIFQNDWATLLQPEMEKSYFKKLQDFINREYHSYNIYPDKHNIYRALDITPYKDVKVVILGQDPYHNNGQAHGLSFSVPQGVPKPPSLKNIYKELQMDLGYAEPDHGCLESWAEQGVLLLNTVLTVREGQAHSHKNKGWETFTNKVISLLNDRKQPVIFVLWGKPAQAKQKLITNDHHTILQAAHPSPLSAYRGFFGSRPFSSINNELRTFGVEEIDWELRAQ from the coding sequence ATGAAAATTTTTCAAAATGATTGGGCAACGCTTTTGCAACCCGAAATGGAAAAGTCGTACTTTAAAAAATTACAAGATTTTATAAACCGCGAATATCATTCATACAACATATATCCGGATAAACACAATATATATCGTGCTCTTGATATAACACCATATAAGGATGTGAAAGTTGTTATCCTAGGACAAGATCCATACCATAATAATGGACAAGCTCATGGCCTTAGTTTTTCTGTTCCTCAAGGAGTGCCAAAGCCGCCATCATTAAAAAATATATATAAAGAGCTTCAAATGGATCTTGGTTATGCGGAGCCTGATCACGGCTGTTTGGAAAGTTGGGCAGAGCAAGGGGTACTTTTGTTAAACACTGTCTTAACTGTTCGAGAAGGACAAGCTCATTCTCATAAAAATAAAGGATGGGAGACGTTTACGAATAAAGTTATTTCCTTACTCAATGATAGAAAACAGCCTGTCATATTTGTACTATGGGGGAAGCCTGCACAAGCGAAACAGAAGCTTATCACGAATGATCATCATACTATTTTACAAGCGGCACATCCTAGTCCGCTATCAGCATATAGAGGTTTTTTCGGCAGTAGACCATTTTCCTCAATTAACAACGAGCTACGCACTTTTGGAGTCGAAGAGATCGATTGGGAGCTGCGAGCACAATGA
- a CDS encoding NAD(P)H-hydrate dehydratase — protein sequence MKRIVKASHMYSIDQYTVEKIGISEAMLMENAGQACARLLMRELLSYHQKVLILIGTGNNGGDGVVIGRILKSHGYEVDVMLIGNKDKLSKAAAHALHVYEQSGYEISAYRKQSLSNYEVIIDAMLGIGTKGLLREPYASIISHINQLQRPLVVSIDIPSGVCADKADVTLALKANATIVIQHYKHSCFLFPARHYYGGIYVVDIGIPPKSSESVNDKRYVWEQSDVTQSLPIRHMNTHKGTYGKGIIVGGSPTMIGAPIMSAKAALRSGIGLLTMAMPKNIHTMLAGQVPEAMYMPYGESGPDFRDVRFNGLAIGPGLGRSDAAKSVVEQALLLDVPLVIDADGLYHICDFLDVVKQRTSPTILTPHAAEMGRLMELSVNEVEMNRFEVSRELATTLHVHVVLKGPYTIVTTPDGKQFVNTTGNPGLAKGGAGDVLTGMILAFILQGMEIQTAISNAVYIHGLASEQLIAEKFATMSILPTDVIEQLPTTIDSLLKQKE from the coding sequence ATGAAGAGAATTGTTAAAGCATCTCATATGTATAGCATCGACCAATATACTGTTGAAAAGATAGGTATAAGTGAAGCGATGCTAATGGAAAATGCAGGACAGGCTTGTGCAAGACTGCTTATGAGGGAGCTACTCAGCTATCATCAAAAAGTGTTAATTCTTATAGGGACAGGGAACAACGGTGGAGATGGTGTGGTAATTGGACGGATTTTAAAAAGTCATGGATATGAAGTCGACGTAATGCTTATTGGGAATAAGGACAAGTTATCAAAGGCAGCAGCACATGCTCTACATGTGTATGAACAAAGTGGCTATGAAATCAGTGCATATAGAAAGCAATCTTTGTCGAACTATGAAGTCATTATAGATGCTATGCTTGGTATTGGAACAAAAGGATTACTTCGAGAGCCCTATGCTTCTATTATCTCTCATATTAATCAACTACAACGCCCATTAGTAGTCTCTATAGATATACCAAGCGGCGTCTGTGCTGATAAAGCGGACGTTACGCTCGCATTAAAAGCAAATGCGACTATCGTTATTCAACACTATAAGCATAGCTGTTTTTTGTTTCCTGCCCGTCACTATTATGGCGGCATATATGTTGTTGATATCGGTATACCACCGAAATCTAGCGAGAGTGTGAATGATAAGAGATATGTATGGGAGCAGAGTGACGTAACTCAGTCACTACCAATTCGACACATGAACACGCATAAAGGTACGTATGGAAAAGGAATCATAGTAGGAGGCTCCCCTACTATGATAGGAGCACCTATTATGAGTGCAAAAGCTGCACTTCGAAGCGGGATCGGACTTTTGACGATGGCAATGCCAAAAAATATACACACGATGCTAGCAGGTCAAGTACCAGAGGCGATGTATATGCCATATGGTGAGTCAGGTCCTGATTTCCGGGATGTTCGCTTTAATGGACTAGCGATTGGACCTGGTCTTGGTCGGAGTGATGCCGCTAAGTCTGTTGTTGAACAAGCCTTGTTACTTGATGTGCCACTAGTTATTGATGCCGATGGATTGTATCATATTTGTGACTTTTTAGATGTAGTAAAACAGCGCACAAGCCCAACTATTTTAACACCGCATGCGGCAGAGATGGGCCGATTAATGGAGCTATCTGTCAATGAAGTGGAGATGAATCGCTTTGAAGTAAGTCGGGAACTCGCTACAACCTTACATGTACACGTTGTTTTAAAAGGACCTTATACAATCGTTACTACACCTGATGGTAAACAGTTTGTTAATACTACGGGAAATCCGGGTCTTGCTAAGGGGGGAGCCGGTGACGTTTTAACTGGGATGATTTTAGCGTTTATTTTACAGGGGATGGAGATACAAACAGCAATTAGCAATGCTGTGTACATACATGGCTTAGCGAGTGAGCAGCTTATAGCCGAAAAATTTGCAACGATGAGTATACTACCGACAGATGTAATAGAGCAATTACCTACCACGATTGATAGCCTACTAAAGCAAAAAGAATAA
- a CDS encoding ATP-binding protein has translation MILEKIFLQLLMVLFPLLVHQIIIRRKLLKKWLRQTTFVLFYLIATFLTMSYGIELTAGYFIDLRFVPVILAFIFGSFHKGINVAVGMVLLRALFGGEDALLTLLVTPFLMIALYWILYKRRLVLKRDSSLYPVGLVLYTFSIQIILDIIIISPVFTPEWILHYSISLFINIVTIWLIIQIYDSITENEKLSFEVQRTERLNTMAQLAASVAHEIRNPMTTVKGFMQLLLAKQDIPTEDKQFIKISLDELQRANDILNDYLSLARQPLSENMEHIDLNKEIDHVLNSMYAFASLHDISINVEKTASPLIVQAQSEKIRQILLNIIKNAIEAVPTKKGVVKISLFSSQQNAIIQIEDNGIGISKTDLSKLGQPFFSTKQDGTGLGLMVCYNIIKLFGGKIDVQSKLGVGTTFIIQLPLVK, from the coding sequence ATGATACTTGAAAAAATATTCCTACAGTTATTAATGGTTCTTTTCCCGTTGTTAGTTCACCAAATCATTATAAGACGTAAGCTTTTAAAAAAATGGTTACGTCAAACAACCTTTGTATTATTTTATCTCATCGCTACCTTTTTAACTATGAGTTATGGAATAGAGTTAACCGCTGGATACTTTATTGATCTTCGGTTTGTTCCTGTTATTTTAGCGTTTATTTTTGGCTCGTTTCATAAAGGTATTAATGTCGCAGTTGGTATGGTTTTATTGCGAGCACTCTTTGGCGGTGAGGATGCTCTTTTAACATTACTAGTAACCCCGTTTTTAATGATAGCTTTATATTGGATTTTATATAAGCGACGCCTTGTACTAAAAAGAGATTCCAGCCTATATCCTGTCGGCTTAGTACTTTATACGTTTTCCATTCAAATAATACTGGATATAATCATCATTTCACCTGTTTTTACCCCGGAGTGGATATTACATTACAGCATATCTTTATTTATTAATATCGTTACAATATGGCTTATCATTCAAATTTATGATTCAATCACTGAAAATGAGAAATTATCATTTGAAGTACAACGGACTGAACGTCTAAATACGATGGCTCAGCTAGCTGCAAGCGTAGCTCATGAAATCCGCAATCCTATGACAACAGTCAAAGGCTTCATGCAACTATTACTTGCTAAGCAAGATATTCCAACTGAGGACAAACAATTTATTAAAATTTCCTTAGATGAACTACAACGTGCAAACGATATTTTAAACGATTATTTATCGCTAGCGCGACAGCCATTATCAGAAAATATGGAGCATATTGATTTAAACAAGGAAATAGACCATGTACTAAATTCCATGTATGCTTTCGCTAGTCTCCATGACATATCGATAAATGTTGAAAAGACAGCCTCACCTCTAATCGTTCAAGCTCAATCTGAAAAAATACGGCAAATTCTATTAAATATTATTAAAAACGCCATCGAGGCAGTTCCTACTAAGAAAGGTGTGGTGAAAATTAGCTTATTTTCATCACAACAAAACGCTATTATTCAAATTGAAGACAACGGCATAGGTATCAGCAAGACAGATCTCTCTAAGTTAGGGCAGCCCTTCTTTTCAACGAAGCAGGATGGTACAGGACTTGGCTTGATGGTTTGCTACAATATTATTAAATTATTTGGTGGGAAAATTGACGTGCAAAGTAAATTAGGTGTTGGTACAACATTTATTATTCAACTACCTTTAGTGAAGTAA
- a CDS encoding MFS transporter, with the protein MAQSEVSKRKLLTMAGVGWLFDAMDVGILSFVMAAIATDWGLSKTEVGWIGSINSVGMAVGALLFGVMADKIGRKHVFIITLLLFSIGSGLSALTSTLTVFLLLRFLIGMGLGGELPVASALVAESVEAKERGRIVVLLESFWAAGWLIAALISYFVIPSYGWRIALVLGALPAFYAIYLRLSLPDSPLFQKNKKKASFVDNVKTMLNKEFRKRTIMLWILWFTVVFSYYGMFLWLPSVLFLKGFDMVRSFQYVLIMTLAQLPGYFTAAWFIERKGRKFVLVTYLIGTAVSAIAFGFSNTVPTLLLSGVFLSFFNLGAWGGLYAYTPEQYPTSFRTTGSGTAASVGRIGGILGPLLVGYLAAGETSFSVIFSIFCVTILVGAAAVALLGTETRQQELQ; encoded by the coding sequence ATGGCTCAATCAGAAGTATCTAAAAGGAAGCTATTAACAATGGCAGGGGTTGGATGGTTGTTTGATGCGATGGATGTCGGCATATTATCGTTCGTAATGGCAGCCATTGCGACAGATTGGGGATTATCAAAAACAGAGGTTGGCTGGATAGGTAGTATTAATTCGGTTGGTATGGCCGTAGGAGCATTACTATTTGGTGTTATGGCTGATAAAATCGGTAGAAAGCATGTTTTTATAATTACCTTACTGTTATTCTCTATTGGGAGTGGTCTGTCGGCTTTAACATCCACACTAACAGTGTTTTTATTGCTTAGATTTTTAATCGGTATGGGTCTTGGAGGAGAGCTACCCGTTGCCTCAGCACTTGTAGCTGAAAGTGTGGAAGCCAAGGAGCGGGGACGGATTGTCGTATTGCTAGAAAGCTTCTGGGCTGCGGGCTGGCTAATCGCAGCTCTAATTTCATACTTTGTAATACCTAGCTATGGCTGGCGCATTGCCTTAGTGCTTGGAGCACTTCCTGCTTTTTATGCGATTTATTTGCGATTAAGTTTACCAGATTCTCCTCTTTTTCAAAAAAATAAAAAGAAGGCATCCTTTGTTGATAATGTAAAAACAATGCTAAACAAAGAGTTTCGAAAAAGAACGATTATGCTCTGGATTTTATGGTTTACCGTTGTTTTTTCGTATTATGGTATGTTTTTGTGGCTACCATCGGTATTGTTTTTAAAAGGTTTTGATATGGTCCGTAGCTTTCAATATGTATTGATTATGACGTTAGCACAACTCCCAGGCTACTTTACAGCAGCATGGTTTATTGAAAGGAAAGGTCGAAAATTTGTTTTAGTAACATATTTAATAGGTACTGCTGTCAGTGCTATTGCTTTCGGCTTCTCAAATACAGTCCCGACACTTCTTCTATCTGGTGTTTTTCTATCCTTTTTTAACTTAGGGGCATGGGGAGGACTATATGCGTATACACCAGAACAATATCCTACTAGCTTTCGCACAACAGGCTCCGGTACGGCGGCATCCGTCGGACGTATTGGTGGCATACTCGGTCCATTACTAGTTGGTTATTTAGCAGCCGGAGAAACATCGTTTAGTGTGATATTTTCAATTTTCTGTGTCACTATTTTGGTTGGGGCAGCCGCTGTCGCGTTATTAGGTACAGAAACGCGACAACAAGAGCTTCAGTGA
- a CDS encoding zinc dependent phospholipase C family protein, with protein sequence MPNIWTHIYFGEKALEKIGCSLDKKLDNYFRLGTQGPDPFFYHSFWPWKKSRVAEIGSAIHHEQCGPFLMHIIEEGRKLDDETRAYVLGFVTHHLLDRYTHPYIHYRAGDEGYKHQVLETHLDTLVLQKFRQMQTWRTPAYEQIFVGQTLNASIVNLLESATKQIFPTLYADMPTRFVEQSYRDMIQASKLFYDPSGMKKKLLGGIISPFSHSERTPDADLLNEAKAEWKHPAAPEESSTKSFLELMDEAFENAEYILPYIIEYWHTGDQAAYETIRESLGNYSYDTGKDCELGLRNYQYDPIV encoded by the coding sequence ATGCCAAATATATGGACACACATTTATTTTGGAGAGAAGGCTTTAGAGAAGATAGGTTGCTCGTTAGATAAGAAGCTTGATAATTATTTTCGCTTAGGTACACAAGGTCCGGATCCATTCTTTTATCATTCGTTCTGGCCATGGAAAAAATCGCGCGTTGCCGAGATTGGCTCAGCTATTCATCACGAGCAATGTGGCCCATTTCTTATGCATATAATAGAAGAAGGTCGTAAACTAGATGATGAAACAAGGGCTTATGTGTTAGGCTTCGTTACACATCACTTACTTGATCGCTATACTCATCCTTACATACATTACCGTGCAGGAGATGAAGGTTATAAGCATCAAGTACTAGAAACGCACCTTGATACACTAGTATTACAAAAGTTTCGGCAGATGCAGACATGGCGTACTCCTGCTTATGAACAAATTTTTGTAGGACAGACGTTGAACGCTTCAATCGTAAATTTATTAGAGAGTGCGACTAAACAAATATTTCCAACTCTTTATGCAGACATGCCTACGAGGTTTGTTGAGCAGTCCTATCGCGATATGATTCAAGCATCCAAGCTATTTTATGATCCAAGTGGAATGAAAAAGAAGCTACTTGGTGGCATTATTTCACCATTCTCTCACTCCGAGCGAACACCTGATGCTGATTTATTAAATGAAGCGAAAGCCGAATGGAAGCATCCAGCCGCACCAGAAGAATCATCAACTAAATCATTCTTAGAACTCATGGATGAAGCGTTTGAAAATGCTGAATACATTCTGCCTTACATTATCGAATACTGGCACACAGGGGACCAAGCGGCTTACGAGACGATTCGTGAGTCATTGGGCAATTACTCATACGATACAGGCAAAGACTGCGAGTTAGGTCTTAGAAATTATCAATACGATCCGATTGTTTAA
- a CDS encoding EAL domain-containing protein codes for MRWINSLGFRIWLAINVLIIITIISLSSINMLLENERIKETIQNQGVTVSNTLSSLVGVSMLRGEYSHIHPITQSLVKNPDIQYIVVRDRYGTIIDEKGYPEDVEDTLLIESAKIEYAAQELGVAEVGLRKDTLKKEQQQLLLHSIAVALLVSFLSIILSWLISRWMLKPIKRLTQATNLVSKGELDIVVPEDGLLETQELSISFNKMAETVKSYQQILEYEVEMATKNLSEKVTTLEILSNISKTVIRKDTTRQEVVRDILIEVYAYSKPEYLSIVLRDNSDKSMLKLYSFNDTKEIITKDIHIEDSLVKQVLETMEPAIHNNIHEHKEFLNGEEQTVVKKGIKSTAVFPLVANKGVIGTINIGSSETDFYNDSHISKLSILANQIAMSIDRVLMYESLHQAAYHDYVTGLPNYRFFKNKLNTAIEKAELKQVNKMLAVIFIDMDRFKLINDTLGHDFGDALLIEVGQLIRNTLDSSACVARLGGDEFTVLLKDIAHEEEVKHVAMELLEKLAKPICVDGYDIHVSASVGISLYPQDGRDAKTLIKKADRAMYRVKELGKNNFSLYAPLKDDTLLSPYIVEQDLRKAIENDEFRVYYQPKINILNGSIAGLEALIRWYHPKKGLIMPGDFIQIAEETGFIGQIGEFILRKVAEQLIHWEQISAPVIPVSVNLSPKQFMQTNLVKSVQEVLQSTGVAPELIELEITETMTMDIERTLETLASLKELGVKISMDDFGSGYSSLNYLRHLPIDRLKIDRSFIQNITSNQNNAAIVSTIIHLAYNLNLIVTAEGVETEDEAKYLQRSLCDEVQGYYFSYPLPAEELIKQFTEIEERAKLWRLEQNIS; via the coding sequence TTGAGGTGGATTAACAGCCTAGGCTTTCGTATTTGGTTAGCAATAAATGTCCTTATAATTATAACAATTATTAGCTTGAGTAGTATCAATATGTTACTAGAAAATGAACGAATTAAAGAGACTATACAAAACCAAGGAGTTACGGTATCGAATACGCTTAGTTCACTGGTGGGTGTGTCTATGCTTCGTGGGGAGTATTCTCATATTCATCCTATTACACAGTCTCTCGTCAAAAATCCTGATATTCAATATATAGTCGTCCGCGACAGATACGGAACAATCATTGATGAAAAAGGATATCCCGAAGATGTTGAAGATACATTATTAATTGAAAGCGCGAAGATTGAATATGCGGCGCAAGAACTTGGGGTAGCAGAAGTGGGTCTTCGCAAGGATACATTGAAAAAGGAACAACAGCAGTTGCTACTACATTCTATTGCTGTTGCTTTACTAGTCTCTTTCCTATCAATCATACTGTCCTGGTTAATAAGCCGTTGGATGCTTAAGCCAATTAAGCGTTTAACACAAGCTACTAATTTAGTAAGTAAAGGTGAACTAGATATCGTTGTTCCAGAGGATGGACTGCTAGAAACGCAAGAACTTTCTATATCTTTTAATAAAATGGCTGAAACGGTAAAGAGTTATCAACAAATATTAGAGTATGAAGTAGAAATGGCTACTAAAAACTTATCTGAAAAAGTTACTACACTTGAAATATTAAGCAATATATCTAAAACTGTGATTAGAAAAGATACAACTCGTCAAGAGGTTGTTCGCGACATTTTAATTGAGGTTTATGCATATAGCAAGCCAGAATATTTATCTATTGTACTTCGTGACAACTCGGATAAATCAATGTTAAAGCTATATAGCTTTAATGATACAAAAGAAATTATTACAAAGGATATACATATAGAAGATTCACTTGTTAAACAGGTCCTTGAGACAATGGAACCAGCTATTCATAATAACATTCATGAACATAAAGAGTTTCTTAATGGAGAAGAACAAACAGTTGTTAAAAAAGGCATTAAGTCTACCGCTGTTTTCCCGCTTGTTGCGAATAAAGGAGTTATTGGGACCATCAATATTGGTAGCTCCGAAACAGATTTTTATAATGACAGTCATATTAGTAAGCTATCTATTCTGGCTAATCAAATCGCCATGTCAATTGATAGAGTATTAATGTATGAATCGCTTCATCAAGCAGCTTATCATGATTATGTGACTGGACTTCCTAATTATCGCTTTTTTAAGAACAAGCTAAATACAGCAATAGAAAAAGCAGAGCTGAAGCAAGTTAATAAAATGCTAGCAGTTATATTCATAGATATGGACCGCTTCAAGTTAATCAATGATACGTTAGGTCATGATTTCGGAGATGCGCTTCTTATTGAAGTTGGTCAACTGATTCGGAACACATTAGATTCTAGCGCGTGTGTAGCTAGACTAGGTGGTGACGAATTTACTGTCCTCCTAAAGGATATTGCACATGAAGAAGAAGTAAAGCATGTTGCTATGGAGCTATTGGAGAAGCTAGCAAAACCGATATGTGTCGATGGCTATGATATCCACGTGTCTGCTAGTGTTGGGATTTCCTTATATCCACAGGATGGCAGAGATGCGAAGACTTTAATAAAAAAAGCGGATCGTGCTATGTATCGGGTAAAGGAGTTAGGCAAAAACAATTTCTCTTTATATGCACCGCTTAAGGACGATACTTTGCTCTCACCGTATATAGTGGAGCAAGATTTACGTAAAGCAATTGAAAATGATGAGTTTCGAGTGTATTATCAGCCGAAAATAAATATTTTAAATGGATCGATAGCAGGACTTGAAGCTTTAATACGCTGGTATCATCCGAAAAAAGGGCTAATCATGCCAGGTGATTTTATTCAAATTGCTGAAGAGACGGGCTTCATAGGTCAAATCGGAGAATTCATCTTAAGGAAGGTAGCAGAGCAATTAATTCATTGGGAACAAATAAGTGCGCCTGTTATTCCTGTTTCTGTTAATCTATCGCCCAAGCAATTTATGCAGACCAATTTAGTGAAATCTGTCCAAGAAGTCTTACAATCAACAGGTGTAGCACCTGAACTGATTGAACTAGAAATTACAGAGACAATGACGATGGATATAGAACGAACTCTTGAGACATTAGCGAGTTTAAAGGAGCTTGGGGTGAAAATAAGTATGGATGACTTTGGTAGTGGCTACAGCTCGCTAAATTATTTACGTCATCTGCCAATTGATAGGTTAAAAATTGATCGTTCCTTCATTCAAAATATAACAAGCAATCAAAATAACGCTGCAATTGTGTCGACGATTATACATTTAGCATATAATTTGAACTTGATAGTAACGGCAGAAGGAGTAGAAACGGAAGACGAAGCAAAATATTTACAACGTAGTTTATGTGATGAAGTCCAAGGATACTATTTTAGTTATCCTCTCCCAGCCGAAGAATTAATAAAGCAGTTTACTGAGATAGAAGAACGAGCAAAATTATGGAGATTAGAACAAAACATTTCATAA